A genomic region of Populus nigra chromosome 11, ddPopNigr1.1, whole genome shotgun sequence contains the following coding sequences:
- the LOC133668019 gene encoding disease resistance protein RUN1-like has protein sequence MQKEKRKQSKDEENDSSSRKRRKADLSKPVSFVSTAAMTEPESSRSRPKGAYDVFLSFRGEDNRKNFTDHLYTALDQAGIHTFRDHNEIPRGEEISKHLLKAIQESKIYIVVFSKGYASSRWCLNELVEILECKKRKTGQIVLPVFYDIHPSEVRKQTGSFAKAFDRHEERFKKKVKEWRKALEEAGNLCGWNLNEMENGHESKFIQDIIKDVLNKLDPKYINVATNLVGIDRLVHTISDFLSTATDEVCIVGIHGMPGIGKTTIAKVVFNQLCYGFEGSCFLSNVNETSEQSNGLVLLQEQLLHDILKQNGANIDNVDRGMVLIKERLCHKRVLVVFDDVAHLKQLNALMGERSWFGPGSIVIITTKDERLLLKVDRTYQVEELKRDASLQLFSWHAFRDTKPAKDYVEVSNDVVDYCGGLPLALEVLGSCLSGKNKSRWKCVIDKLRKIPNRDIQEKLRISFDKLDDHKLKNTFLDIACFFIGRNKEYVANVLEVRCGYHPEDDLGTLSERSLIKVNASGKISMHDLLRDMGREIVHKESPNHPGKRSRIWQCEDAWNVLSKQKGTNVVEGIVLDVRSSEDKLVSTRSFKKMRCLKLLQINGVHLTGPFTLLSEELIWICWLECPLKYFPSNLTLDNLVVLDMQYSNIKELWNQKKILNKLRILNLSYSKQLVKTPNLHSSSLEKLILEGCSSLVELHQSVGHLKSLVFLNIKGCWRLKILPESICDVKSLESLNISGCSQLEKLPERMGDIESFTQLFADGIENEQFLASIEHLKYVRKLSLCGYNFNLDSPSSTSWPSPISSWISASIPNWETLLPTSFTGWRLLRKLRLAYYGLSERATNSVDFGCFSSLVELNLSGNNFFSLPSGIGVLPKLRVLRVSYCSNLVSISELPSNLKFLDAIGCTSMERVRLPVLSKKNENLSLYRCSNLVEIQGMEGLSSHGWIISSDTACDLSNNKKKSVVEALCNGGYGYHIRSYDAKLVMGIYYNKLPKGFTYHGEGCSLSFHTPPVFQGLIFWAFSTRIFLSSSHTINAIIKKKSNGIQLFEATQVVGLYSPISWMGYVSLSEMAMEECCGHEELELYVNLGGEDINVKQCGIQVIVDLDSFEEAEWDHGIGNQELEVGSDAVVPSPPNHLLHHPLYGSVAFNTVEQWKDYLFRKSIYPLRAGTLT, from the exons ATGCAGAAGGAAAAACGTAAACAATCCAAAGATGAAGAAAACGATTCATCCTCgcgaaagagaagaaaagcagACCTCAGTAAGCCTGTCAGTTTTGTCTCCACAG CTGCCATGACAGAGCCAGAGTCTTCTCGATCTAGACCAAAAGGGGCCTATGATGTATTTTTGAGTTTTAGAGGAGAAGATAATCGCAAGAATTTTACAGATCATTTATATACTGCCTTAGACCAAGCAGGAATCCACACTTTTCGAGATCATAATGAAATTCCTAGAGGTGAAGAAATCTCCAAACATCTCCTCAAGGCAATTCAAGAATCAAAGATATATATAGTGGTGTTCTCAAAAGGATATGCTTCTTCTAGATGGTGTCTTAATGAACTTGTAGAGATTCTTGAGTGCAAAAAGAGGAAAACCGGTCAGATTGTTCTTCCTGTATTCTATGACATTCATCCTTCAGAAGTGAGAAAACAGACCGGCAGTTTTGCAAAAGCATTTGATAGACATGAAGAACGTTTTAAAAAGAAGGTGAAGGAATGGAGAAAAGCTCTTGAGGAAGCCGGAAATCTATGTGGATGGAATCTCAATGAAATGGAAAATGG GCACGAATCAAAATTTATCCAAGACATCATCAAGGATGTGTTGAATAAATTGGATCCCAAGTACATAAATGTTGCTACTAACCTGGTAGGTATTGATCGCCTTGTCCATACTATTAGTGACTTCCTAAGTACTGCAACAGATGAAGTTTGCATTGTGGGCATACATGGGATGCCAGGAATAGGAAAGACGACTATAGCAAAAGTTGTATTTAATCAACTCTGCTATGGATTCGAGGGAAGCTGTTTTCTTTCTAATGTCAATGAAACTTCAGAACAATCGAATGGTCTTGTTCTTTTACAAGAACAACTTCTTCATGATATCTTAAAACAAAATGGTGCTAACATCGATAATGTTGATAGAGGAATGGTTCTGATCAAAGAACGACTTTGTCACAAAAGAGTTCTAGTTGTTTTTGATGATGTGGCTCATCTGAAACAACTAAATGCTTTGATGGGAGAGCGAAGTTGGTTTGGTCCCGGAAGTATAGTAATAATTACAACTAAAGATGAACGCTTGCTTCTTAAAGTGGATCGAACATATCAGGTAGAAGAATTGAAACGAGATGCGTCCCTTCAGCTTTTCAGTTGGCATGCCTTCAGGGACACCAAGCCAGCAAAAGATTATGTTGAGGTTTCGAATGATGTAGTTGATTACTGTGGAGGGCTTCCTTTAGCCCTTGAGGTTTTAGGTTCTTGTTTGTCTGGGAAAAACAAATCTAGGTGGAAATGTGTAATTgacaaattgagaaaaattccAAACCGTGATATTCAGGAAAAACTTAGAATAAGTTTTGACAAACTGGATGaccataaactaaaaaatacatttcttgACATTGCATGCTTTTTTATTGGTAGAAATAAAGAATATGTAGCAAATGTACTAGAGGTTCGTTGTGGATACCATCCAGAAGATGATTTGGGAACTCTCAGTGAAAGGTCTCTGATTAAAGTTAATGCTTCTGGAAAGATAAGCATGCATGATCTATTACGAGACATGGGAAGGGAGATCGTTCATAAAGAGTCACCTAACCACCCTGGAAAACGCAGCCGAATTTGGCAATGTGAGGATGCGTGGAATGTACTCAGCAAACAGAAG gGAACGAATGTTGTAGAGGGTATAGTGCTGGATGTGAGATCATCAGAAGATAAATTAGTGAGCACAAGATCATTTAAAAAGATGAGATGCTTGAAGTTACTGCAAATTAATGGAGTACATTTGACTGGACCCTTCACACTGCTTTCTGAAGAGTTGATATGGATTTGTTGGCTTGAGTGCCCTTTGAAATATTTTCCATCCAATTTGACTTTGGACAACCTAGTTGTTCTTGATATGCAATATAGTAACATCAAAGAACTGTGGAACCAAAAAAAG ATTCTCAACAAACTGAGAATCCTTAATCTCAGTTATTCAAAGCAACTTGTTAAAACACCAAACTTGCACAGTTCCAGTTTAGAGAAACTAATACTTGAAGGTTGCTCGAGTTTAGTTGAGTTGCATCAATCTGTTGGACATTTAAAGAGCCTTGTTTTCTTGAATATAAAGGGATGTTGGAGGCTAAAGATTCTTCCTGAAAGTATTTGTGATGTAAAGTCTCTTGAAAGCTTGAATATTTCTGGGTGTTCACAACTTGAAAAGTTGCCCGAGCGCATGGGTGATATTGAGTCCTTTACTCAGCTGTTTGCAGATGGAATAGAGAATGAGCAATTTTTAGCTTCAATTGAACATTTAAAGTATGTAAGGAAGTTGTCATTGTGCGGATACAATTTCAATCTGGACTCACCATCATCTACATCCTGGCCTTCACCAATTTCATCTTGGATATCAGCAAGTATTCCAAATTGGGAAACTTTGCTGCCAACTTCATTCACTGGTTGGAGATTATTGAGAAAACTAAGACTTGCTTATTATGGTTTGTCTGAACGCGCAACTAATTCTGttgattttggttgtttttccTCTCTCGTAGAATTGAATCTATCAGGAAACAATTTCTTCAGTCTGCCTTCTGGCATCGGGGTCCTTCCTAAGCTGCGAGTCTTGAGAGTGTCGTATTGCAGCAATCTTGTATCAATCTCAGAGCTTCcctcaaatttaaaattcttggATGCAATCGGGTGCACATCAATGGAAAGAGTAAGACTGCCAGTCctgtcaaaaaaaaatgaaaatctgtCTCTATATAGGTGTTCAAATTTAGTAGAGATTCAGGGCATGGAAGGTCTAAGTAGTCATGGCTGGATTATTTCCTCTGATACCGCCTGcgatttatcaaataataagaagaagagtgTTGTTGAG GCATTGTGCAATGGTGGTTATGGATATCATATTCGCTCCTATGATGCCAAATTGGTTATGGGAATCTATTATAATAAGTTGCCAAAGGGGTTCACCTACCATGGAGAAGGATGTTCATTATCATTTCATACACCTCCAGTTTTCCAAGGGTTGATTTTTTGGGCTTTCAGTACAAGGATTTTTTTGAGTAGTAGCCATACAATCAatgctattattaaaaaaaagagcaacgGTATTCAATTGTTTGAAGCTACACAAGTAGTCGGACTCTATTCCCCTATTAGCTGGATGGGATACGTAAGTTTAAGTGAGATGGCAATGGAAGAATGTTGTGGGCACGAAGAGTTGGAATTGTATGTGAATTTGGGTGGCGAAGACATTAATGTGAAACAATGTGGGATCCAAGTGATAGTAGATTTGGATTCATTTGAAGAGGCAGAGTGGGATCATGGCATTGGAAACCAAGAGTTAGAAGTTGGAAGTGATGCAGTAGTACCTTCACCACCAAATCATCTGCTTCATCATCCCCTTTATGGTTCAGTAGCATTTAATACAGTTGAACAGTggaaagattatttatttagGAAGAGTATTTATCCACTTCGTGCAGGAACATTAACCTGA